One segment of Brassica napus cultivar Da-Ae chromosome C3, Da-Ae, whole genome shotgun sequence DNA contains the following:
- the LOC106400916 gene encoding putative DUF21 domain-containing protein At3g13070, chloroplastic — translation MALELSVLGRSLIGAKASILKKCNQRSKLSGRLHCPVALSPCKNRSLSFRFRPSSGFSYRSSSSFVLFSSSQHHDGSQQSSDSGEKDLDSIKVLLKRGIVVGAVVSGVFLYGCRKVLASAGVVEAGYEVFGQSLVLFKNALPKIYQVLTVLREQGLILAALLSLSAFFSMAETSITTLWPWKVRELAEKEPENGVFRMLRSDVTRFLTTILIGTTVVNIAATALVTEAATAIFGEAGVSAATGLMTVAILLLTEITPKSVAVHNAQEVARLVVRPVAWLSLILYPVGRIVTYLSMGILKILGLKGRSEPYVTEDELKLMLRGAELSGAIEEEEQDMIENVLEIKDTHVREVMTPLVDVVAIDASGSLVDFHSMWVTHQYSRVPVFEQRIDNIVGIAYAMDLLDYVQKGDLLESTSVGDMAHKPAYFVPDSMSVWNLLREFRIRKVHMAVVLNEYGGTIGIVTLEDVVEEIVGEIFDENDSKEEIQKKTGYIVMRDEGVYDVDANTSIDQLSEELNMKMPEGIQYETVSGFVCEAFGYIPKTGESVKVVLEKENWEEEGEEEEGKQERQEQKEKHQIYRVEILAGNARKVSAVRFERVNDMDQVSEAKDVRSMVPKFVRKWSSEEDDGNSTYQEKTWSSEEDDGNSTYQDNKPENAVSDEHVLADK, via the exons atgGCACTTGAATTATCGGTTCTGGGTCGGTCTCTCATTGGCGCAAAAGCCTCAATTTTGAAGAAATGTAATCAAAGATCGAAGCTTTCAGGAAGACTTCACTGCCCTGTGGCGTTGAGTCCTTGTAAAAACCGCAGCTTGAGTTTCAGATTCCGACCAAGTTCTGGATTTAGCTACAGAAGCAGTAGTAGCTTTGTGCTGTTTAGCTCGAGTCAACATCACGATGGCAGTCAACAAAGTTCTGATTCCGGGGAAAAAGATCTGGATTCTATCAAGGTTTTGCTGAAACGTGGGATTGTTGTGGGAGCAGTTGTGTCTGGAGTTTTCTTATACGGATGCCGTAAGGTGTTGGCGTCGGCGGGTGTGGTGGAAGCAGGGTACGAGGTGTTTGGTCAGAGCCTAGTGTTGTTCAAGAATGCTTTGCCGAAGATTTATCAGGTTCTCACGGTTCTTAGAGAGCAGGGTTTGATATTGGCTGCACTGCTTAGCCTCTCAGCGTTCTTCTCTATGGCAGAAACCTCCATCACAACATTGTGGCCGtggaag GTGCGTGAGTTAGCTGAGAAAGAACCAGAGAACGGTGTATTCAGAATGCTACGGAGTGATGTTACTAGATTCCTGACGACTATACTTATTGGAACAAC TGTTGTGAACATTGCGGCAACTGCTCTGGTCACAGAAGCAGCAACAGCTATATTTGGAGAAGCTGGTGTTAGCGCAGCCACTGGATTGATGACT gtaGCTATATTACTCCTAACTGAGATTACTCCAAAAAGTGTTGCTGTCCACAATGCTCAAGAAGTTGCAAGGCTGGTG GTCAGGCCAGTGGCGTGGCTTTCCTTAATATTATATCCTGTCGGAAGAATTGTCACATATCTCTCAATGGGAATACTGAAAATTCTTGGTTTGAAAGGAAGGAG CGAGCCGTATGTTACTGAAGATGAGTTGAAACTGATGTTACGAGGTGCAGAACTAAGTGGCGCCattgaagaagaggagcag GACATGATTGAAAATGTGCTGGAGATTAAAGACACCCATGTTCGAGAGGTGATGACTCCTCTTGTTGATGTAGTTGCAATAGACGCCAGCGGCAGTCTAGTTGATTTCCATAGCATGTGGGTGACCCATCAGTACTCGAG GGTGCCTGTTTTTGAGCAGCGTATAGATAATATAGTGGGTATAGCTTATGCTATGGATCTCCTAGATTATGTTCAGAAGGGTGATCTGTTAGAAAGTACTTCTGTGGGTGACATGGCACATAAACCTGCTTACTTCGTCCCTG ATTCAATGTCAGTTTGGAATCTTCTTAGGGAGTTTCGCATAAGAAAGGTTCACATGGCAGTTGTCCTTAACGAGTATGGTGGAACCATTGGA ATTGTAACTCTTGAAGATGTGGTTGAAGAGATTGTTGGTGAAATATTTGATGAAAACGATTCAAAA GAGGAGATTCAGAAGAAGACAGGGTATATTGTGATGAGAGACGAAGGGGTCTATGATGTTGATGCTAATACATCTATAGACCAGCTGTCAGAAGAGCTGAACATGAAGATGCCAGAG GGGATTCAGTATGAGACGGTCTCAGGCTTTGTGTGTGAGGCCTTTGGGTATATCCCAAAAACTGGAGAGAGTGTAAAGGTTGTTCTTGAAAAGGAAAACTGGGAAGAGGAgggtgaagaagaggaaggtaAACAGGAGAGGCAGGAGCAGAAAGAAAAGCACCAAATCTATAGAGTAGAG ATACTAGCAGGGAATGCAAGAAAAGTGAGTGCTGTCCGGTTTGAGAGAGTCAACGACATGGATCAAGTGTCGGAGGCGAAAGATGTGAGAAGCATGGTGCCTAAGTTCGTAAGGAAATGGAGCAGCGAAGAGGACGATGGGAACTCCACTTACCAAGAGAAAACATGGAGCAGCGAAGAGGATGATGGTAACTCGACTTACCAAGATAACAAACCCGAGAACGCTGTCTCTGATGAACATGTATTGGCTGATAAATAG
- the LOC111203677 gene encoding LOW QUALITY PROTEIN: uncharacterized protein LOC111203677 (The sequence of the model RefSeq protein was modified relative to this genomic sequence to represent the inferred CDS: substituted 1 base at 1 genomic stop codon), producing MKRSSLNAQKREELVHQESSYLFGEDKMVSLKLXARVHSFRRGTPPSGSDNGEVAEKEKKAAPFLLRQIVFFFQTKVRSKWHSLLDDH from the exons ATGAAAC GCTCGTCTCTAAATGCTCAGAAGCGTGAAGAGTTGGTACACCAAGAGAGTAGTTATTTGTTTGGTGAAGACAAGATGGTGAGTTTGAAACTGTGAGCTAGGGTTCATAGCTTTAGAAGAGGAACCCCTCCCTCCGGCAGCGATAATGGTGAGGTTGCCGAGAAAGAGAAAAAGGCTGCGCCTTTCCTCCTCcgtcaaattgtttttttttttcagaccaAAGTCAGGAGCAAGTGGCATAGCTTGTTAGATGACCACTAG
- the LOC106400833 gene encoding ABC transporter C family member 3-like, producing MDFLGSMKDNGMLTTFLSFSDSSSYLMEPRCVSGFLHGVLLLVLFCSWVRGRNNGFGSVTESLKEKRGFGFKSVLFCSLVLSLLDLALTSLSGFYWYESDWLDEEQLVSLLMFLLPTVSWGVLSLSLHRCSDYEMRKSPLLLRIWLVFYLAVSCYSLVVVDKRQVHLLVCDIVSFSGALLLCYVAFFKKARGGNNSNGVLEEPLLNGDSTVGGGVGSDEATPCSRASLLSLLTFSWMGPLIEIGNKKPLDLEDVPQLHDSDSVVGLAPKFRTMLESSSDGGGGGGVTTFKLMKALFFSAQWEILVTAFFAFIYTVASYVGPALIDTFVQYLNGRRQYNNEGYVLVITFFLAKLVECLSQRHWFFRLQKVGIRMRSSLVAMIYEKGLTLSCHSKQGRTSGEIINLMTVDAERIGSFSWYMHDPWMVLLQVGLALWILYRNLGLASVAALIATILVMLVNFPFGRMQERFQEKLMEAKDNRMKSTSEILRNMRILKLQGWEMKFLSKVFDLRKSEEGWLKKYVYNSAVISFVFWGAPTLVSVSTFGACILLGIPLESGKILSALATFRILQEPIYNLPDTISMVVQTKVSLDRIASYLCLDNLQPDVVETLPQGGSDIAVEVSNSTLSWDVPSESPTLKDISFKVLPGMKVAVCGTVGSGKSSLLSSILGEVPKVSGSLKVCGTKAYVAQSPWIQSGKIEDNILFGKPMERERYEKVLEACSLSKDLEILSFGDQTVIGERGINLSGGQKQRIQIARALYQDADIYLFDDPFSAVDAHTGSHLFKEVLLGLLSSKSVIYVTHQVEFLPAADLILVMKDGRISQAGKYNDILSSGTDFMELIGAHQEALAVVSSVDASSVSEKPALGGQEDAIGLDGKQESQDVKNDKPDTEETKRQLVQEEEREKGSVALDVYWKYITLAYGGALVPFIVLAQVLFQLLQIGSNYWMAWATPVSKDVEAPVNISTLMIVYVALAVGSSVCILVRTTLLVTAGYKTATELFHKMHHCIFRSPMSFFDSTPSGRIMNRASTDQSAVDLDIPYQFGLVAITVIQLIGIIGVMSQVSWLVFLVFIPVVAAFIWYQRYYIAAARELSRLVGVCKAPLIQHFAETISGSTTIRSFNQESRFRGDNMRLSDGYSRPKFYSAGAREWLGFRLDMLSSLTFAFSLVFLISIPTGVIHPSLAGLAVTYGLNLNTMQAWLIWTLCNLENKIISVERMLQYASVPSEPPLVIESNRPEQSWPSRGEVDIHDLQVRYAPHMPLVLRGITCTFKGGLRTGIVGRTGSGKSTLIQTLFRIVEPSAGEIKIDGVNILNIGLHDLRLRLSIIPQDPTMFEGTVRSNLDPLEEYTDDQIWEALDKCQLGDEVRKKEQKLDSSVSENGENWSMGQRQLVCLGRVLLKRSKILVLDEATASVDTATDNLIQKTLREHFSDCTVITIAHRISSVIDSDMVLLLSDGIIEEYDTPVKLLENKSSSFAKLVAEYTARSSSSFE from the exons ATGGACTTTCTAGGTTCCATGAAAGATAACGGTATGTTAACAACGTTCTTGTCGTTCTCGGATTCTAGTTCTTATCTTATGGAACCCAGATGTGTCTCTGGTTTCTTGCACGGAGTGTTGTTGCTGGTTCTGTTTTGTTCATGGGTTAGGGGGAGAAACAATGGTTTTGGTTCTGTTACGGAGAgtttaaaagaaaagagagggTTCGGGTTCAAGTCGGTTCTGTTTTGTAGTTTAGTTCTGTCTCTCCTTGACCTCGCGTTGACGTCCTTGAGTGGTTTCTACTGGTACGAGAGTGATTGGTTAGATGAAGAGCAGCTAGTGTCTCTCCTCATGTTTCTATTACCAACGGTTTCCTGGGGAGTTTTGTCGCTGTCCTTGCATCGTTGCAGTGATTATGAGATGAGAAAGTCTCCACTTTTGCTTAGGATCTGGTTAGTTTTCTATCTCGCGGTTTCTTGCTACTCTCTTGTGGTGGTAGACAAGAGACAAGTTCATCTTCTAGTGTGCGACATAGTTTCTTTTAGCGGCGCTTTGCTTCTCTGCTATGTAGCTTTCTTCAAGAAAGCTAGAGGAGGCAACAACAGCAATGGAGTTTTGGAAGAGCCTCTCTTGAATGGAGATTCAACCGTTGGTGGTGGTGTGGGGAGTGATGAGGCTACTCCTTGCTCTAGAGCTAGCCTTCTCAGTCTCTTGACTTTCTCTTGGATGGGTCCATTGATAGAGATCGGAAACAAGAAACCCCTTGATCTTGAAGACGTTCCTCAGCTTCATGATAGCGACAGTGTAGTTGGGTTAGCTCCTAAGTTCAGGACCATGCTGGAATCATCATcagatggtggtggtggtggtggtgtgaCAACGTTCAAGCTCATGAAAGCGTTGTTCTTTTCAGCTCAGTGGGAGATTCTAGTGACTGCCTTCTTTGCTTTCATCTACACGGTGGCGTCATACGTTGGACCAGCGCTCATCGACACGTTCGTTCAATACCTCAACGGACGCAGACAGTACAACAACGAAGGGTATGTGCTGGTGATCACTTTCTTTCTCGCTAAGCTTGTGGAGTGTCTCTCTCAGAGACATTGGTTCTTTAGGCTACAGAAGGTTGGTATCAGGATGAGATCTTCATTGGTGGCGATGATATACGAGAAGGGTCTGACGCTTTCATGCCATTCGAAGCAAGGACGCACAAGCGGTGAGATTATAAACTTAATGACTGTGGATGCTGAGAGGATTGGTAGTTTTAGTTGGTACATGCATGATCCATGGATGGTTTTGCTACAAGTCGGTCTAGCTCTGTGGATATTGTATAGGAATCTTGGATTAGCTTCGGTAGCAGCTTTGATTGCAACCATTCTAGTAATGCTAGTGAACTTCCCGTTTGGGAGGATGCAAGAGAGGTTCCAGGAGAAGTTAATGGAAGCTAAGGACAACAGGATGAAGTCAACATCTGAGATCTTGAGGAACATGAGGATACTCAAACTTCAAGGATGGGAGATGAAGTTTCTGTCAAAGGTATTTGATCTGAGGAAGTCTGAGGAAGGTTGGTTAAAGAAGTATGTGTATAACTCAGCTGTTATAAGCTTTGTCTTCTGGGGAGCTCCTACTTTGGTCTCAGTGTCCACTTTTGGTGCTTGTATACTTCTTGGCATCCCACTTGAGTCTGGTAAGATACTCTCAGCGCTTGCAACGTTCAGGATCTTGCAAGAGCCTATCTACAATCTTCCAGACACTATCTCCATGGTTGTGCAGACCAAAGTCTCTCTTGATAGGATTGCGTCTTATCTCTGTCTAGACAACTTACAGCCAGACGTTGTGGAGACGCTTCCTCAAGGAGGTTCAGACATAGCTGTGGAAGTGAGCAACAGCACTTTATCATGGGATGTTCCTTCTGAAAGCCCAACTTTAAAAGACATCAGCTTCAAGGTCCTTCCTGGGATGAAGGTTGCAGTTTGTGGTACTGTTGGCTCTGGGAAGTCAAGCTTGCTTTCATCTATACTTGGAGAAGTACCAAAAGTATCTGGAAGTCTTAAGGTTTGTGGGACAAAGGCCTACGTGGCTCAATCTCCTTGGATTCAGAGTGGTAAAATTGAGGACAACATCTTGTTTGGTAAGCCAATGGAAAGAGAGAGATATGAGAAGGTGCTTGAAGCATGTTCTTTGAGTAAGGATCTGGAGATACTCTCATTTGGTGATCAGACTGTTATAGGAGAACGTGGCATTAATCTGAGTGGTGGACAGAAGCAAAGGATACAGATTGCACGTGCGCTATACCAAGATGCAGATATCTACTTGTTTGATGATCCTTTTAGTGCCGTGGATGCTCACACAGGGTCACATCTCTTTAAG GAAGTTTTGCTGGGGCTTTTGTCTTCCAAATCAGTTATTTATGTAACTCATCAAGTTGAGTTCTTACCTGCTGCTGATCTTATACTG GTCATGAAAGATGGAAGGATCAGCCAAGCTGGAAAATACAATGACATCCTCAGCTCTGGAACTGATTTCATGGAGCTTATAGGTGCTCATCAGGAGGCTCTTGCAGTAGTTAGCTCTGTTGATGCCAGTTCTGTCTCTGAGAAACCAGCTTTAGGCGGCCAAGAAGATGCTATTGGTCTTGATGGGAAACAAGAAAGTCAAGATGTGAAGAACGATAAGCCAGACACTGAGGAGACCAAAAGACAGCTTGTGCAAGAGGAAGAGAGGGAGAAAGGTAGCGTTGCTTTGGATGTATACTGGAAATATATCACACTAGCCTATGGAGGAGCTCTTGTGCCTTTCATAGTGTTGGCACAGGTTCTGTTTCAGCTTCTACAGATTGGAAGCAACTACTGGATGGCTTGGGCTACTCCTGTTTCTAAAGATGTGGAAGCTCCTGTGAACATCTCAACGTTAATGATCGTTTATGTTGCTTTAGCCGTTGGAAGTTCCGTATGCATTCTCGTTAGAACCACGCTTCTTGTCACCGCTGGTTACAAGACTGCTACTGAACTGTTTCATAAGATGCACCACTGTATCTTCCGCTCGCCGATGTCTTTCTTTGATTCAACTCCAAGTGGAAGAATCATGAATAGA GCTTCTACAGACCAGTCTGCAGTGGATTTGGACATACCATATCAGTTTGGATTAGTTGCTATCACAGTCATTCAGCTTATAGGAATCATTGGGGTTATGTCTCAAGTTTCTTGGCTTGTTTTTCTTGTCTTCATCCCTGTGGTTGCTGCCTTCATATGGTATCAG AGATATTACATAGCTGCAGCAAGAGAGCTTTCACGTTTAGTTGGAGTATGCAAAGCCCCACTGATTCAGCACTTTGCTGAAACCATATCAGGCTCAACAACCATCAGGAGTTTCAATCAAGAATCAAGATTCCGTGGCGACAACATGAGGCTTAGTGATGGTTACTCTAGGCCCAAATTCTATTCAGCTGGAGCAAGGGAATGGCTTGGCTTCCGCCTCGATATGTTATCTTCACTTACATTTGCCTTCTCACTTGTTTTCTTGATCTCTATACCTACTGGAGTGATTCATCCAAGCCTGGCGGGATTAGCAGTGACTTATGGACTCAATTTGAATACCATGCAAGCTTGGCTTATCTGGACTCTCTGTAATCTTGAGAACAAAATCATATCTGTAGAGAGGATGCTTCAGTATGCAAGTGTTCCTAGTGAACCACCTCTTGTGATAGAATCAAACCGGCCTGAACAATCATGGCCTTCACGTGGAGAAGTAGACATCCATGATCTTCAG GTTCGGTATGCTCCACATATGCCACTAGTGTTGCGAGGAATAACATGCACATTCAAAGGAGGTTTGAGAACAGGTATTGTTGGAAGGACAGGAAGCGGGAAATCGACTTTGATTCAAACCCTTTTCCGCATTGTTGAGCCTTCAGCTGGAGAAATAAAGATAGATGGAGTGAATATATTGAACATTGGGTTGCATGACTTGCGTTTGAGGCTTAGTATTATACCTCAAGATCCAACCATGTTTGAAGGAACTGTGAGAAGTAACTTGGACCCTCTTGAGGAGTACACTGATGACCAAATATGGGAG GCTCTTGACAAGTGCCAACTAGGAGATGAGGTGAGGAAGAAGGAGCAAAAGCTGGACTCATCTGTGAGTGAGAATGGAGAGAACTGGAGCATGGGTCAGAGACAGCTTGTGTGTCTTGGGAGAGTTCTTCTCAAGAGAAGCAAGATCTTGGTTCTTGATGAAGCTACTGCTTCTGTTGACACTGCAACTGACAATCTGATTCAGAAAACGTTAAGAGAACACTTTTCAGATTGTACAGTGATAACCATTGCACACAGGATATCTTCGGTTATTGACAGTGACATGGTTCTGCTTCTTAGCGATG GGATCATTGAGGAGTACGATACGCCAGTGAAGTTGCTGGAGAACAAGTCTTCATCTTTTGCTAAACTTGTGGCCGAGTACACCGCAAGATCAAGTTCCAGTTTTGAGTAG
- the LOC106402070 gene encoding 30S ribosomal protein S10, chloroplastic-like: MAVSSVTSFILPHSFSNPTSLSSTRQKVSLLSLLPSSSTHSGTVLNKPSIPFTKRVFAAPETLSPETLDEPVSEVPSSSSISVDADKMAPKQKIRIKLRSYWVPLIEDSCKQILDAARNTNAKTMGPVPLPTKKRIYCVLKSPHVHKDARFHFEIRTHQRMIDILYPTAQTIDSLMQLDLPAGVDVEVKL, from the exons ATGGCGGTTTCTTCTGTAACTTCATTCATACTACCACACTCTTTCTCCAATCCCACCTCTTTGTCTTCTACCAGACAGAAGGTCTCTCTGCTCTCCTTGCTCCCATCTTCTTCTACACATAGCGGCACCGTCCTTAACAAACCCTCCATCCCATTTACGAAGAGGGTCTTCGCAGCTCCCGAAACCCTATCTCCTGAAACTCTCGACGAACCCGTCTCTGAG GTTCCGAGCTCTTCCTCGATCAGTGTAGACGCAGATAAG ATGGCACCAAAGCAGAAGATTAGGATCAAGCTTAGATCATACTGGGTGCCTCTGATTGAGGACTCATGCAAGCAGATACTTGACGCTGCGAGGAACACCAATGCCAAGACGATGGGTCCTGTTCCTTTGCCGACCAAGAAGCGTATCTACTGTGTTCTCAAGTCTCCCCACGTTCACAAGGATGCAAGGTTCCATTTTGAGATCAGGACGCACCAGCGGATGATTGATATTCTCTACCCCACTGCTCAAACCATTGATTCCTTGATGCAGCTTGATCTTCCTGCTGGTGTTGATGTCGAGGTCAAGCTCTGA